The Actinosynnema mirum DSM 43827 genomic interval ATGGAGGCCCTGCGCGTCCTGGCCCCGCGCGAGTACGTCGGCGCCGTCGAGTCCATCCCCGGCATCGTCGACATGATCGAGAAGCTGCTCGCGAGCGGCGCCGCCTACCGGCTGGACGACGACGAGTACCCGGACGTCTACTTCCCGCACGACGCCACGCCGAACTTCGGCTACGAGTCGAACTACGACCGGGAGACCATGCTGCGGCTGTTCGCCGAGCGCGGCGGCGACCCGGACCGGCCCGGCAAGCGGGACCCGCTCGACGCCCTGCTGTGGCGCATGGCCCGGCCCGGCGAGCCGTCCTGGGAGACCTCGATCGGCACCGGCCGCCCCGGCTGGCACATCGAGTGCAGCCACATCGCGCTCGCGAACCTGGACACCCCGTTCGACCTGCAGGGCGGCGGGTCCGACCTGGTCTTCCCGCACCACGAGTACAGCGCCGCGCACGCCGAGGCCCTCACCGGCCAGCACCCGTTCGCCCGGCACTACGCGCACGCCGGGATGATCGGCCTCGACGGCGAGAAGATGTCCAAGTCCAGGGGCAACCTGGTGTTCGTCTCCAAGCTGCGCTCCACCGGCGTCGACCCCGGCGTGATCCGCCTCGCGCTGTTCGCGGGCCACTACCGCGAGGACCGGCCGTGGACCGACGAGCTGTTCGCCGAGGCCGGGACCAGGCTGGCGCTGTGGCGCTCGGCCGCCGACCTGGAGTCCGGGCCGTCCGTCGACGACGTCGTGGCGCGGGTGCGCGAGCACCTCGGCAACGACCTCGACACCCCCAAGGCCCTCGCCGCGCTGGACGCGTGGGCGCGCGAGGCGTGGGACCGGGGCGGCCCCGACACCGAGGCGCCCGGCGTGTTCCGCACCGCCGTGGACGCCCTGCTCGGCATCGCGCTCTGAGCGGCTGAACCGCAGGAAGGGCCGGAAGGCCGGAGGGCCTGGCTCCGGGGTGCGACTCCCCCGGAACCAGGCCCCGCTCAGCCACCGGTCA includes:
- the mshC gene encoding cysteine--1-D-myo-inosityl 2-amino-2-deoxy-alpha-D-glucopyranoside ligase: MQTWSSPSVPKLRGAPRPLRLHDTATGEVRPTAPGDTARLYVCGITPYDATHLGHAATYLAFDLVQRVWLDNGHDVHYVQNVTDVDDPLLERAARDQDDWVVLAMRETALFREDMEALRVLAPREYVGAVESIPGIVDMIEKLLASGAAYRLDDDEYPDVYFPHDATPNFGYESNYDRETMLRLFAERGGDPDRPGKRDPLDALLWRMARPGEPSWETSIGTGRPGWHIECSHIALANLDTPFDLQGGGSDLVFPHHEYSAAHAEALTGQHPFARHYAHAGMIGLDGEKMSKSRGNLVFVSKLRSTGVDPGVIRLALFAGHYREDRPWTDELFAEAGTRLALWRSAADLESGPSVDDVVARVREHLGNDLDTPKALAALDAWAREAWDRGGPDTEAPGVFRTAVDALLGIAL